In Pontibacillus halophilus JSM 076056 = DSM 19796, the genomic window TCAACGCAATGGTAGTATCAGGTAAGATGACGCGCTCAGCAGAAGAGTGTGAGATATCGCGTTCATGCCAGAGTGCCACATTCTCGTATGCAGTAACAACGTGACCTCTCAATAAACGTGAAAGACCCGTCATGTTCTCTGAGCCAATCGGATTTCGTTTGTGTGGCATAGCGGATGAGCCTTTCTGACCCTTAGCGAAAAACTCCTCAACCTCACGTGTCTCAGTCTTCTGCAGATTACGAATTTCTACGGCAAATTTCTCGATGGATGTAGCAATGAGAGATAGCGTTGACACATAGTGTGCATGACGGTCTCGTTGTAGCGTCTGCGTAGAAACAGGTGCAGGTGTCAGGCCAAGATGCTTACACACATACTGCTCTACATAAGGATCAATATTGGCATATGTACCAACAGCGCCGGATAGCTTGCCAAATTCAATCGTTTGAGCGGCCTGTTCGAAACGCTCCAAATTCCGCTTCATCTCTTCGTACCAAAGCGCCATTTTGAGGCCAAACGTAGTCGGCTCAGCGTGAACCCCATGGGTACGGCCCATCATGACAGTATGCTTATGTTCAATCGCTTTGTTCTTAAGTACTTCGACGAACGCATGAAGGTCTTTCCGAATGATATCATTCGCTTGTTTAAGCAAATAAGAGAGTGCGGTATCTACAACGTCAGTCGACGTTAATCCGTAGTGAACCCACTTCTTCTCATCACCTAGCGTCTCAGAAACCGCACGTGTGAACGCAACCACATCGTGGCGTGTCTCTTGTTCAATCTCGTAAATGCGCTGCATGTCGAACGAAGCGTTCTTGCGGAGCTTCTCGACATCCTCCTGTGGAATAAGTCCAAGGTTACTCCAAGCCTCACAAGCTAGGATCTCAACTTCGAGCCAGGCATTAAACTTGTTCTCATCTGTCCAAATCGCACCCATTTCAGGTCGCGTATAGCGTTCAATCATTGTTTTCCTCCTAAAAATGTCCCCACACTACTGTACCATGACTCTTTCTCTTTTTCTTCTATCATTTGGATGAGTTTCTCATAAGAAAGTGCTGTGTAGGTGACATGCCCCATCTTCCGTTTCGGTCTCGCCTCATTCTTCCCATACAGATGAACATGTCCGTTCATATGAGCCTCACGGGACGTATAGTCATGAACGTCATCTCCAATAATGTTCTTCATGTACGCTGCCCCGGTCATCTCAATCGGCAAGAGCGGCAGTCCACAAATCGCTCGGATATGCTGTTCAAATTGAGACACACTGCACGCCTCTATTGTATAATGCCCTGTATTATGAGGGCGTGGAGCCATTTCATTTGCGTAGACCTCATCGCCACGCACGAACATTTCTAAGGCAAACGTTCCGACAAATGAAAGGGACTGAGCTAACTTCCTTGCCATCTCATTCGCTTGTTCAAGAACGGTATCACGAATTCGAGCTGGCACTAAGGAACTTCGCAGCATTTGATGTTCATGTAGATTCTCAGGAATAGGGTACAAGGCTAACTCTCCATCCTGCCCTCTCGTCATAATGACGGATATTTCTTTATCGAACATCAACCAATGCTCTAATACACATTCGCCATTATGGTAGACAAAGTTTCTTGCTCTTTCCAAATCTTCACGAGATTCAATGAGGAATTGTCCCTTTCCATCATACCCACCTGAAATCGTCTTTAGCACAGCAGGTAGGCCAATCTCTATGACCGCATGTGCAAGCTGTGTAGGTTCACTGATCAACGTATAAGGAACAAAAGGGATTCCTGCTTTCTTAAAGCAAGCCTTCTCCCTCAAACGATGCTGTGCGGTCCAAAGAGGCTTTATGCCTTGAGGAAGCATGCCCGCTTCCTCTACAGAACGTAATACATCGACGTCAACGTTCTCAAATTCATACGTCAGTACATCACTCTTCTGTGCCAAGCGTTCTATGGCCTTTTCATCGTCATAATTAGCGACAATGAAAGCGTCAGCTATACCAGCACATGGGCAATGTTCGTTCGGGTCAAGCAAGGCAATTCGATACCCCATCGCCCTTGCGGATAGAGCCATCATCTTACCTAACTGACCACCGCCAATGATGCCGATGGTGGACCCAGGTGGAATAAACCTACTCATGAAGCTCCCTCCTCATCTTATGAACCCGTTCCTTCAATTCAATACGATACGAAAGCAGACGCTCATAAACGGTTGAATCCATCAGACCAATAATAGAAGCCGCAAAGAGTCCAGCATTCTTAGCCCCCGCCTTGCCAATTGCCATCGTCGCAACAGGAACTCCCCCTGGCATTTGAGCAATGGATAAGAGTGAGTCCATGCCTTGTAACGCTTTAGATTGAACCGGAACGCCAATAACCGGCAACACCGTAATGGAAGCAATCATCCCGGGCAGATGAGCTGCGCCACCAGCCCCAGCAATAATTACACTTAACCCTCTGCTGGCCGCCTCTTGCCCGTACGTGAATAAATCCTCCGGTGTACGATGTGCTGATATTATGTCTTTTTCATACTCAATGTTCAAATCTTCAAGTACCTGGCACGCTTCTTTCATGGTCTCAAAGTCCGATAAACTTCCCATAATGACGCCGACCTTCGCCATGACGTCTCCCCTTTCTGTGTATAAAAAAAGCCCATAGGCGCCTCTTAATCTAAGAGAAGCCTATGGGCAAGAAGACGCCTGAGATAATTACATCCCAACGCCTATACAATCCGTCCATAGTGTAACTTCCCTCATAGTCCAATCGTTTACGGTGATTGGGTAGAGACTTACGGGCCATATTCCCGTGGTTATATGAGGTGTATGTGTTTGTTACCGTTATCGTATCATTGGGTATGAAATGCGTCAACGAATAATTTCGAATATTTACTTATGAACGTTCGTTTATGACTTCGGTTTCGCTTCAAAAACAATGGTTCTACCAGTTGGTTCTACTTTTTTCTCCCCGTCGATCATTCTTTCTTCAAAGATTGGTTCCTCGGTACGTCGTACAGGCATATAGCCTTCCTTCGCAATTCTGTCTAAACATTGGTCAATGGTTTCGCCCTCTTGGACGTAGAATTTCTGCTTCTTACCCATTATTTCATTCTTCCCTTTCGTACTTGTTTCACCCAGAATCCACCACGTATTTGCTTAGGTTCGTAGGCAACAATAAATGCTTTCGGGTCAATATTCTTAATTTGTTCATAAAGTTGCAATTCGTACTTTCTTGGAGTTAGAATCTGCATGGCAAGTCGGTCACCCTCCATACCGTAGGCAAACCAACTCGTTACACCGTAGCCTTTCTCACGCAATTGCTTTGTAAACTCAATATCAGGGTTTGAAGATATAACGTTTACCGTGATGTAACCTAGTGCAAGCTTCTCTTCAATCTTCATCCCTACAATAACCCCTAGCC contains:
- the purB gene encoding adenylosuccinate lyase, whose product is MIERYTRPEMGAIWTDENKFNAWLEVEILACEAWSNLGLIPQEDVEKLRKNASFDMQRIYEIEQETRHDVVAFTRAVSETLGDEKKWVHYGLTSTDVVDTALSYLLKQANDIIRKDLHAFVEVLKNKAIEHKHTVMMGRTHGVHAEPTTFGLKMALWYEEMKRNLERFEQAAQTIEFGKLSGAVGTYANIDPYVEQYVCKHLGLTPAPVSTQTLQRDRHAHYVSTLSLIATSIEKFAVEIRNLQKTETREVEEFFAKGQKGSSAMPHKRNPIGSENMTGLSRLLRGHVVTAYENVALWHERDISHSSAERVILPDTTIALNYMLNRFTKIVDQLTVYPDNMMRNMEKTYGLIFSQRVLLTLIDEGMSREEAYDLVQPKTMQAWEEEVPFRSLIEADEHITNTLSPQQIEDCFDYTHHLKNVDGVFERIGLA
- the purK gene encoding 5-(carboxyamino)imidazole ribonucleotide synthase, producing MSRFIPPGSTIGIIGGGQLGKMMALSARAMGYRIALLDPNEHCPCAGIADAFIVANYDDEKAIERLAQKSDVLTYEFENVDVDVLRSVEEAGMLPQGIKPLWTAQHRLREKACFKKAGIPFVPYTLISEPTQLAHAVIEIGLPAVLKTISGGYDGKGQFLIESREDLERARNFVYHNGECVLEHWLMFDKEISVIMTRGQDGELALYPIPENLHEHQMLRSSLVPARIRDTVLEQANEMARKLAQSLSFVGTFALEMFVRGDEVYANEMAPRPHNTGHYTIEACSVSQFEQHIRAICGLPLLPIEMTGAAYMKNIIGDDVHDYTSREAHMNGHVHLYGKNEARPKRKMGHVTYTALSYEKLIQMIEEKEKESWYSSVGTFLGGKQ
- the purE gene encoding 5-(carboxyamino)imidazole ribonucleotide mutase, with the translated sequence MAKVGVIMGSLSDFETMKEACQVLEDLNIEYEKDIISAHRTPEDLFTYGQEAASRGLSVIIAGAGGAAHLPGMIASITVLPVIGVPVQSKALQGMDSLLSIAQMPGGVPVATMAIGKAGAKNAGLFAASIIGLMDSTVYERLLSYRIELKERVHKMRRELHE
- a CDS encoding NETI motif-containing protein, whose amino-acid sequence is MGKKQKFYVQEGETIDQCLDRIAKEGYMPVRRTEEPIFEERMIDGEKKVEPTGRTIVFEAKPKS
- a CDS encoding DUF2179 domain-containing protein, with amino-acid sequence MVLIILVINIIYVSFLTIRTIFTLKGQRYWAAFISVFEITVYIVGLGLVLDNLDQVQNIIAYALGFGLGVIVGMKIEEKLALGYITVNVISSNPDIEFTKQLREKGYGVTSWFAYGMEGDRLAMQILTPRKYELQLYEQIKNIDPKAFIVAYEPKQIRGGFWVKQVRKGRMK